In Polaribacter sp. L3A8, a genomic segment contains:
- a CDS encoding SMP-30/gluconolactonase/LRE family protein has product MFKKVSLFAILLAMFSCNSKIKKKEGKVKEPQKIAILEYQVKATLGEGAIWNYKTQELYWVDIEGKKLNIYNPVSKTNKVLNTTSRIGTVVPFTEKEAMVALEDGVHKMNLQTGESALFTDMKSELPGSRLNDGKCDPAGRFWVGSMHLEQETAKANLYTITSENILQRKIDSVTISNGIVWTSDKKTMYYIDTPTSTIKSFDYNNETGEISNGKIAVEIPTSLGFPDGMTIDEENMLWVGMWNGNAVIRFNPKTGKVVSKIEVPAHNITSCAFGGENLDILYITSASVDMTAKEIEKYPLAGSVFKVKPGVKGVKSNFYIEKKPTK; this is encoded by the coding sequence ATGTTTAAAAAAGTATCGCTTTTCGCCATTTTATTAGCAATGTTTTCTTGTAATTCTAAAATTAAAAAGAAAGAAGGAAAGGTAAAAGAACCTCAAAAAATAGCTATCTTAGAGTATCAAGTAAAAGCAACTTTGGGTGAAGGTGCTATCTGGAATTATAAAACGCAAGAATTATATTGGGTAGATATAGAAGGAAAAAAATTAAACATTTACAATCCGGTTTCTAAGACAAATAAAGTGTTAAATACAACATCTAGAATTGGTACCGTAGTGCCTTTTACAGAAAAAGAAGCAATGGTGGCTTTAGAAGATGGGGTTCATAAAATGAATTTACAAACCGGAGAAAGTGCTTTGTTTACAGACATGAAAAGTGAATTACCAGGCAGTAGATTAAATGACGGAAAATGTGACCCAGCAGGGAGGTTCTGGGTAGGTTCTATGCATTTAGAACAAGAAACAGCAAAAGCCAATTTATACACCATTACATCAGAAAATATTTTACAAAGGAAAATTGATAGTGTAACCATTTCTAACGGAATTGTTTGGACTTCAGATAAAAAGACAATGTATTATATTGATACGCCAACATCAACCATAAAATCTTTTGATTATAATAATGAAACTGGAGAAATATCAAACGGAAAAATAGCAGTTGAAATTCCGACTTCTTTAGGTTTTCCTGATGGAATGACAATTGATGAAGAAAATATGCTTTGGGTAGGTATGTGGAATGGTAATGCAGTAATTAGATTCAATCCTAAAACAGGTAAAGTAGTTTCTAAAATAGAAGTTCCGGCACACAATATTACTTCCTGTGCATTTGGAGGAGAAAATTTAGACATCCTTTATATTACTTCTGCAAGCGTAGATATGACTGCAAAAGAAATAGAGAAATACCCTTTGGCGGGATCTGTTTTTAAAGTAAAACCAGGTGTTAAAGGAGTAAAAAGTAATTTTTATATCGAAAAAAAACCAACCAAATAA
- a CDS encoding beta-glucosidase yields MRLALKKNIPLLVFVLCLQISYTKAQNKIPQIQLEKNQVSATFIEAKIDSIIAVLTLEEKVAMTHAQSKFSTKGVARLGIPEVWMSDGPHGVREEISWDAWGNAGWTNDAITAFPALTCLAASFNPELAGEYGFSLGEEARYRKKDVLLGPGVNIYRSPMNGRNFEYLGEDPFLASTMVVPYIKGVQENGVAACVKHFALNNQEHWRDKINVEVSDRALHEIYLPAFKAAVQKANVWALMGAYNKFRGQYATHNKILHKILKTDWGFDGVVISDWSSVHTTEEAALYGVDMEMGTGTDGLGTTTNNHYQHYYLANPFLKAIKNGELSEDLVDDKVRRILRLIYHTNLNPNRGLGKMNNKEHHNVARKVATEGIVLLKNEDNFFPIQDKKGLTIAVIGENATRDMTQGGGSSQLKPLFEISPLQGIKERYKNATIIHTMGYETGASVYDEILPATLNQDSLFVKAIEVAKKADIVLFIGGLNKSHHQDSEGDDREVYDLPYGQEKLINGISEVNKNIGFLLVTGNAVKMPWIAKTKGIIQTWYLGSMAGYAIADIVSGDVNPSGKLPFSFPKELNDNAAHAFGEISYPGDGVNQEYTEDILVGYRWFDTRKIKPQYAFGYGMSYTDFKISDIKLDQEKYTKNDQIKVTFNVANTGDREGSEVVQAYVGKHKSKVKRALKELKGFTKVNLEKGAEKTVTIFIDAATLAYYNTEISNWSLEDGTYYLYVGNASNNIVKKIKFSLF; encoded by the coding sequence ATGAGATTAGCGTTGAAAAAAAATATCCCCTTACTCGTTTTTGTTTTGTGCTTACAGATTTCATATACGAAAGCACAAAATAAGATTCCTCAAATTCAATTAGAGAAAAACCAAGTATCTGCAACATTTATAGAAGCTAAAATAGATAGCATAATTGCTGTTTTAACTTTAGAAGAAAAGGTAGCAATGACGCATGCACAATCTAAATTTAGCACAAAAGGTGTTGCTAGATTAGGGATTCCAGAAGTTTGGATGTCTGATGGCCCGCATGGAGTTAGAGAAGAAATTAGTTGGGATGCTTGGGGAAATGCAGGTTGGACAAACGATGCTATCACCGCTTTTCCGGCATTAACTTGTTTAGCGGCAAGTTTTAATCCAGAATTGGCAGGGGAATATGGTTTTAGTTTAGGAGAAGAAGCTAGGTATAGAAAAAAGGATGTACTTCTTGGACCCGGTGTAAACATCTATAGAAGCCCCATGAACGGTAGAAATTTTGAGTATTTAGGCGAAGATCCTTTTTTAGCCTCTACTATGGTTGTACCTTATATAAAAGGTGTTCAAGAAAATGGAGTGGCTGCTTGTGTAAAACATTTTGCCTTAAATAATCAAGAACATTGGCGAGATAAAATTAATGTAGAAGTAAGTGACAGGGCATTGCATGAAATTTATTTACCAGCATTTAAAGCAGCTGTACAAAAAGCAAATGTTTGGGCATTAATGGGCGCTTATAATAAATTTAGAGGTCAGTATGCAACACATAATAAAATTCTACATAAAATTTTAAAAACAGATTGGGGTTTTGATGGCGTTGTAATTAGCGATTGGAGTTCTGTACACACTACAGAAGAAGCTGCTTTGTATGGTGTAGATATGGAAATGGGTACAGGAACAGATGGTTTAGGTACAACTACAAATAACCATTATCAACATTATTATTTAGCAAATCCGTTTTTAAAAGCAATTAAAAATGGTGAATTAAGTGAAGATTTGGTAGATGATAAAGTACGTAGAATTTTAAGATTAATCTATCATACAAACTTAAACCCAAATAGAGGTTTAGGAAAAATGAATAATAAAGAACATCATAATGTTGCTAGAAAAGTGGCCACAGAAGGAATTGTGTTATTAAAAAATGAAGATAATTTTTTCCCTATTCAGGATAAAAAAGGATTAACCATTGCAGTAATTGGTGAAAATGCAACAAGAGATATGACGCAAGGTGGAGGATCATCTCAACTAAAACCTCTTTTCGAAATTTCTCCTTTACAAGGGATTAAAGAAAGATATAAAAATGCAACCATTATTCATACAATGGGATATGAAACAGGGGCTTCTGTGTATGATGAAATTTTGCCTGCAACTTTAAATCAAGATTCTTTGTTTGTAAAAGCAATTGAAGTTGCTAAAAAAGCAGACATTGTTCTTTTTATAGGAGGATTAAATAAAAGTCACCACCAAGATAGCGAAGGAGATGATAGAGAGGTTTATGATTTACCTTACGGACAAGAAAAATTAATTAATGGAATTAGTGAAGTCAATAAAAACATAGGATTTTTATTAGTTACAGGAAATGCCGTAAAAATGCCCTGGATAGCTAAAACCAAAGGAATAATACAAACTTGGTATTTAGGTAGTATGGCAGGTTATGCCATTGCAGATATTGTTAGTGGAGATGTAAACCCTTCGGGGAAACTTCCTTTTTCTTTTCCTAAAGAATTAAATGACAATGCAGCACATGCATTTGGAGAAATTTCGTACCCAGGAGATGGAGTTAATCAAGAATATACAGAAGATATTTTAGTTGGATATAGATGGTTTGATACTCGAAAAATTAAACCTCAATATGCTTTTGGTTATGGAATGTCTTATACCGATTTTAAAATTTCTGATATAAAGTTAGATCAAGAAAAATATACTAAAAATGATCAAATAAAAGTAACTTTTAATGTTGCTAATACAGGCGATAGAGAAGGATCAGAAGTGGTACAAGCATATGTAGGTAAGCATAAATCTAAAGTAAAAAGAGCTTTAAAAGAATTAAAAGGATTTACAAAAGTAAATTTAGAAAAAGGAGCGGAAAAAACAGTTACAATTTTTATTGATGCAGCAACATTAGCTTATTATAATACGGAAATTTCAAATTGGTCTTTAGAAGACGGTACGTATTATTTGTATGTAGGAAATGCATCTAACAATATTGTAAAAAAGATAAAATTTAGTTTGTTTTAA
- a CDS encoding thioredoxin domain-containing protein, which yields MANETSPYLLQHANNPVNWKAWNDKTLQLAKKEHKLIVISIGYSACHWCHVMEEESFENDSIAKIMNDNFISIKVDREERPDIDNVYMNAVQLMTGSGGWPLNCIALPDGRPIFGGTYFTKEQWKKVLLDISKLYKENPEKAIDFATKLTEGIQKSELITIRKDKADFKDTDIKNAVTNWQQNLDTIYGGSKRDLKFPMPNSLEFLMRYGHQFNNLKINNHIKTTLTKMAFGGIYDQINGGFSRYATDKKWHIPHFEKMLYDNAQLVSLYAKAYQKDKKDLYKKIIEETLNFVAQEVTDKNGTFFSSLDADSKNTQNQLEEGAYYYFTKQELQGLITDDYALFEEYYNINDFGLWEKDRYVLIRNSTDAAFANKHKINTDALSSTIKNWKEILKKARKEKAKPNLDDKVLTSWNALMIKGYTDAYTALKNEAYLKTALKNANFILNNQLQKDGTLYRNYKNGKSTINAYSEDYATLIDAFINLYEVTLDEKWLQESRKLIDFTLDNYFNKENNTFYFTSNKDEKLISRKVIVDDNVIASPNSILANCLFKLSLYYSDTNYNKIANKMLHNMQEDVLMNPSSYSNWLNLMTNYTKPFYEVAIVGQKATLLKNELQEHYIPNIIVAGAIKENNAIPLLKDKFVTDETFIYVCNFGTCKLPQKEMIKAIALIEK from the coding sequence TTGGCTAACGAAACGAGTCCTTATTTATTACAACATGCAAATAACCCTGTTAATTGGAAAGCGTGGAACGATAAAACATTACAACTTGCTAAAAAAGAGCATAAGTTAATTGTTATTTCTATTGGTTATTCTGCTTGCCACTGGTGTCATGTTATGGAAGAAGAAAGTTTCGAAAACGATTCTATTGCCAAAATAATGAACGATAATTTTATTAGTATTAAGGTTGATAGAGAAGAAAGACCAGATATTGATAACGTATATATGAATGCGGTACAATTAATGACTGGTAGCGGTGGTTGGCCACTTAACTGTATTGCGTTACCCGATGGAAGGCCCATTTTTGGAGGCACCTATTTTACAAAAGAACAATGGAAAAAAGTGTTGTTAGACATCTCTAAACTTTATAAAGAAAATCCAGAAAAAGCAATAGATTTTGCAACAAAACTAACAGAAGGTATTCAGAAATCTGAATTAATTACCATTAGAAAAGACAAGGCAGATTTTAAGGATACAGATATAAAAAATGCCGTTACAAATTGGCAACAAAACTTAGACACTATTTATGGTGGGTCTAAAAGAGATCTAAAATTTCCGATGCCAAATTCTTTGGAGTTTTTAATGAGATATGGTCATCAATTTAATAATCTTAAAATAAATAACCATATAAAAACTACCTTAACAAAAATGGCTTTTGGTGGAATTTACGATCAAATAAATGGAGGTTTTTCTAGATATGCTACTGATAAAAAATGGCACATTCCTCATTTTGAAAAAATGCTTTATGACAATGCACAACTTGTTAGTTTGTATGCAAAAGCGTATCAAAAAGATAAAAAGGATTTGTATAAAAAAATAATAGAAGAAACCTTAAATTTTGTAGCACAAGAAGTAACAGACAAAAATGGCACTTTCTTTTCTTCTTTAGATGCGGATAGTAAAAACACACAAAACCAATTAGAAGAAGGCGCTTATTATTATTTTACAAAACAAGAATTGCAAGGTTTAATTACTGATGATTACGCTTTGTTTGAAGAGTATTATAATATAAATGATTTTGGCCTATGGGAAAAAGACCGATATGTTTTAATAAGAAATTCTACGGACGCTGCTTTTGCCAATAAACATAAAATAAATACTGATGCCCTTTCATCAACTATAAAAAACTGGAAAGAGATTCTTAAAAAAGCGAGAAAAGAAAAAGCGAAGCCGAATTTAGATGATAAGGTTTTAACTTCTTGGAACGCCTTAATGATAAAGGGATATACCGATGCTTATACGGCTTTAAAAAATGAAGCATATTTAAAAACAGCTCTTAAAAACGCCAATTTTATTTTAAATAACCAATTACAAAAAGACGGAACTCTTTATAGAAATTACAAAAACGGTAAAAGTACTATTAATGCCTATTCCGAAGATTACGCTACTTTAATAGATGCTTTTATTAATTTGTATGAAGTTACTCTTGATGAAAAATGGTTGCAAGAGTCTAGAAAATTAATAGATTTTACTTTAGATAATTATTTTAATAAAGAAAACAATACGTTTTACTTTACGTCTAATAAAGATGAAAAATTGATATCACGAAAAGTAATCGTTGATGATAATGTAATTGCGTCTCCTAATTCTATTTTAGCAAATTGTTTGTTTAAATTAAGCCTTTATTATTCGGATACTAATTATAACAAAATAGCAAATAAAATGCTTCATAATATGCAAGAAGACGTTTTAATGAATCCTTCTAGTTATAGCAATTGGTTAAATTTAATGACCAATTATACAAAACCTTTTTATGAAGTAGCCATTGTTGGGCAAAAAGCAACGCTTCTTAAAAATGAATTACAAGAGCATTACATTCCTAATATCATTGTTGCAGGTGCTATTAAAGAGAACAACGCTATTCCTTTATTAAAGGATAAGTTTGTTACAGATGAAACCTTTATTTACGTCTGTAATTTTGGAACTTGTAAATTACCGCAAAAAGAAATGATAAAAGCAATTGCATTAATAGAAAAATAA
- a CDS encoding YkgJ family cysteine cluster protein encodes MEKRLKQLPKLAEDARKENLKYFTNLKKRVPKNLDYVVQELHDAEFKKTDCLTCGNCCKTTSPIFTDKDTERIAKSLKMKVADFQKQYLERDEDDFMVLKSAPCTFFDETDNTCFIYDVRPKACAEYPHTNRKKFIGITDLTVANTAVCPAAYNIVEALKKRIPYEYNVKKKRS; translated from the coding sequence ATGGAAAAACGCTTAAAACAACTACCAAAATTAGCAGAAGATGCTAGGAAAGAAAATCTAAAATATTTTACGAACCTTAAAAAAAGAGTGCCTAAAAATTTAGATTATGTTGTACAAGAGTTACATGATGCTGAGTTTAAAAAAACAGATTGTTTAACTTGTGGAAATTGTTGTAAAACTACAAGCCCTATTTTTACGGATAAAGATACAGAGCGCATTGCTAAATCTTTAAAAATGAAAGTTGCAGATTTTCAAAAACAATATTTAGAAAGAGATGAAGATGATTTTATGGTCTTAAAATCAGCTCCTTGTACCTTTTTTGATGAAACGGATAATACTTGTTTTATTTATGATGTTCGCCCAAAAGCTTGTGCAGAATATCCACATACAAATCGTAAGAAATTTATAGGGATTACAGATTTAACAGTAGCTAATACAGCTGTTTGTCCTGCTGCTTATAATATTGTAGAAGCCTTAAAAAAGCGTATTCCTTATGAGTATAATGTAAAAAAGAAAAGAAGTTAA